In Streptomyces sp. NBC_01381, a genomic segment contains:
- the ung gene encoding uracil-DNA glycosylase: MTDIAMLPASWRGVLGEELQKPYFKELTEFVEEEREKGPVYPPRDEVFAALDATPYDDVKVLVLGQDPYHGEGQGHGLCFSVRPGVKTPPSLRNIYKEMKEELGHPVPDNGYLMPWAQQGVLLLNAVLTVRAGEANSHKGKGWEKFTDAVIRAVADRPDPAVFVLWGNYAQKKLPLIDEERHVVVKGAHPSPLSAKKFFGSHPFTQIDKAVAAQGHEPIDWRIPDIG; this comes from the coding sequence GTGACCGACATCGCCATGCTGCCCGCGTCCTGGCGCGGAGTCCTCGGCGAGGAGCTGCAGAAGCCCTACTTCAAGGAGCTCACCGAGTTCGTCGAGGAAGAGCGGGAGAAGGGTCCCGTCTACCCTCCGCGCGACGAGGTCTTCGCCGCCCTCGACGCGACGCCGTACGACGACGTCAAGGTGCTCGTCCTCGGCCAGGACCCGTACCACGGGGAGGGCCAGGGCCACGGCCTCTGCTTCTCCGTGCGGCCCGGCGTGAAGACCCCGCCCTCGCTGCGGAACATCTACAAGGAGATGAAGGAAGAGCTCGGCCACCCGGTGCCGGACAACGGCTATCTGATGCCGTGGGCCCAGCAGGGCGTCCTGCTCCTGAACGCGGTGCTCACGGTCCGCGCCGGGGAGGCCAACTCCCACAAGGGCAAGGGCTGGGAGAAGTTCACGGACGCGGTCATCCGCGCGGTCGCCGACCGCCCCGACCCTGCCGTCTTCGTCCTGTGGGGCAACTACGCCCAGAAGAAGCTCCCGCTCATCGACGAGGAGCGGCACGTCGTGGTGAAGGGCGCGCACCCCTCGCCGCTCTCCGCGAAGAAGTTCTTCGGCTCGCACCCCTTCACCCAGATCGACAAGGCGGTGGCGGCGCAGGGGCACGAGCCGATCGACTGGCGCATCCCGGACATCGGCTGA
- a CDS encoding DUF3224 domain-containing protein, producing MSTTTTNTATATATGNFTFTQWDEKPVAGADGGARIAHAAVTNDFTGGIQATGTSCQYTLVYTDETTGAFTGHEFIEGNIDGRSGSFVLEQRGSFGADGTISCTLTVHPGSGSGELAGLAGTGSFTARHGDSTVPYTFTYDID from the coding sequence ATGAGTACGACGACCACGAACACGGCCACCGCCACCGCCACCGGCAACTTCACCTTCACCCAGTGGGACGAGAAGCCCGTCGCGGGTGCGGACGGCGGCGCACGCATCGCGCACGCCGCCGTCACCAACGACTTCACCGGCGGCATCCAGGCCACCGGCACCTCGTGCCAGTACACGCTCGTCTACACCGACGAGACCACCGGCGCCTTTACCGGCCACGAGTTCATCGAGGGGAACATCGACGGCCGAAGCGGCTCGTTCGTCCTGGAGCAGCGGGGTTCCTTCGGCGCCGACGGCACCATCAGCTGCACTCTGACCGTCCACCCCGGTTCGGGCTCGGGCGAGTTGGCGGGCCTGGCCGGCACCGGCTCGTTCACCGCACGGCACGGCGACTCCACCGTGCCGTACACCTTCACCTACGACATCGACTGA
- a CDS encoding SDR family oxidoreductase, translating to MAVQDSGKAALVTGASRGIGYGIAEALVARGDRVCITGRNEDALKEAVEKLGADRVIGVAGKAHDEAHQAVAVERAMEAFGRVDFLVNNAGTNPVFGPIAELDLNVARKVFETNVISALGFAQQTWKAWQSENGGAIVNIASVAGVSASPFIGAYGMSKAAMVNLTLQLAHEFAPKVRVNSIAPAVVKTKFAQALYEGREAEAAAAYPLGRLGVPEDIGGAAAFLTSNQSDWITGQTLVVDGGIFLNAGVG from the coding sequence ATGGCAGTGCAGGACAGTGGAAAGGCCGCGCTCGTCACGGGCGCGAGCCGCGGCATCGGCTACGGCATCGCCGAGGCGCTCGTCGCCCGCGGCGACCGCGTCTGCATCACCGGACGCAACGAGGACGCCCTCAAGGAGGCCGTCGAGAAGCTCGGCGCCGACCGGGTGATCGGCGTCGCGGGCAAGGCCCACGACGAGGCCCACCAGGCGGTCGCCGTCGAGCGCGCCATGGAGGCCTTCGGGCGGGTCGACTTCCTGGTCAACAACGCCGGTACGAACCCGGTCTTCGGGCCGATCGCGGAGCTCGACCTCAATGTGGCGCGCAAGGTCTTCGAGACCAATGTGATCTCGGCGCTCGGCTTCGCCCAGCAGACCTGGAAGGCCTGGCAGAGCGAGAACGGCGGCGCGATCGTCAACATCGCCTCCGTCGCCGGCGTCTCCGCGTCGCCGTTCATCGGCGCGTACGGGATGAGCAAGGCCGCCATGGTCAACCTCACCCTGCAGCTCGCGCACGAGTTCGCGCCGAAGGTCCGGGTCAATTCGATCGCGCCCGCCGTGGTCAAGACCAAGTTCGCCCAGGCGCTCTACGAGGGCCGTGAGGCGGAGGCCGCCGCGGCGTACCCGCTGGGGCGGCTCGGTGTGCCCGAGGACATCGGCGGCGCCGCCGCGTTCCTCACGTCGAACCAGTCCGACTGGATCACGGGGCAGACACTCGTGGTCGATGGCGGCATCTTCCTCAATGCGGGCGTCGGCTGA
- a CDS encoding ABC transporter substrate-binding protein produces MSRRGLRPAAGLLSISLLAGCGVISSDGEDEEQQITVGTMSAPSTLDPAAAWDSSWELYRNVFQTLLSFPTGAAEPEPDAAESCKFADATNTVYTCELREGLKFSDGHELDAKAVKYTFDRMRRIDVKGGPVGLLGSLDKVETKGDRTVVFRLKKSDATFPFVLSTPAMSIVDPNEYPADKVREGNEISGSGPYALESYKPGDRAELVKNSEYKGSADRKNDAVTIRYFKKSTAMVSALKNKQIDVTFRGLASKDIVEMQGKHRREGIQLVEGAGTEIRYLVFNPDDPWARKKPVRQAFAQVIDRGAIAHKIYQDTVEPLYSMVPQGLTGHGTGFFDDYGDPSTAKAKQILQKAGISAPVPLTLWYTTDRYGSATAPEFAEIKRQLEASGLFKITLKSRPWTEFDAGTKKGEYPVFGRGWFPDFPDAENFIAPFIGEKNVLNTPYPVPEITDEVLPHSRREADRGAVADDFERAQQLLVDDARLLPLWQGKQFIMASEEIAGGERALDPSAIMMMWELQRKTSW; encoded by the coding sequence CTGTCCCGCCGGGGCCTGCGGCCGGCCGCAGGGCTGCTGTCCATATCCCTGCTCGCCGGGTGCGGGGTCATCTCGTCCGACGGTGAGGACGAGGAGCAGCAGATCACCGTCGGCACCATGAGTGCCCCCAGCACCCTCGACCCCGCGGCCGCCTGGGACAGCTCCTGGGAGCTGTACCGGAACGTCTTCCAGACGCTGCTGAGCTTCCCGACCGGGGCCGCGGAGCCCGAGCCGGACGCGGCCGAGTCCTGCAAGTTCGCCGATGCGACCAACACGGTCTACACCTGCGAACTGCGCGAGGGCCTGAAGTTCTCCGACGGTCACGAGCTCGACGCGAAGGCCGTCAAGTACACCTTCGACCGTATGCGGCGCATCGACGTGAAAGGCGGGCCCGTGGGTCTGCTCGGATCGCTCGACAAGGTCGAGACGAAGGGTGACCGGACGGTCGTATTCCGGCTCAAGAAGTCGGACGCCACCTTCCCGTTCGTGCTCTCGACGCCGGCCATGTCGATCGTCGACCCCAATGAGTACCCGGCCGACAAGGTCCGTGAGGGCAACGAGATCTCCGGGTCGGGACCGTACGCCCTGGAGTCGTACAAGCCCGGCGACCGGGCGGAGCTGGTCAAGAACTCCGAGTACAAGGGCTCGGCGGACCGCAAGAACGACGCCGTCACGATCCGCTACTTCAAGAAGTCGACCGCCATGGTCTCGGCCCTCAAGAACAAGCAGATCGACGTGACCTTCCGTGGCCTCGCCTCCAAGGACATCGTCGAGATGCAGGGCAAGCATCGGCGCGAGGGCATCCAGCTGGTCGAGGGTGCGGGCACCGAGATCCGCTACCTGGTGTTCAACCCCGACGACCCCTGGGCGAGGAAGAAGCCGGTACGCCAGGCCTTCGCCCAGGTCATCGACCGCGGGGCGATCGCCCACAAGATCTACCAGGACACCGTCGAACCGCTGTACTCGATGGTTCCCCAGGGCCTGACCGGGCACGGCACCGGCTTCTTCGACGACTACGGAGACCCCAGTACGGCCAAGGCGAAGCAGATTCTCCAGAAGGCGGGCATCAGCGCGCCGGTGCCGCTCACGCTCTGGTACACGACCGACCGCTACGGCTCGGCCACCGCACCCGAGTTCGCCGAGATCAAGCGGCAGCTCGAGGCGTCGGGCCTGTTCAAGATCACGCTCAAGAGCCGTCCCTGGACGGAGTTCGACGCGGGCACCAAGAAGGGCGAGTACCCGGTCTTCGGCCGTGGCTGGTTCCCCGACTTCCCCGACGCGGAGAACTTCATCGCGCCGTTCATCGGCGAGAAGAACGTGCTCAACACGCCTTATCCGGTGCCGGAGATCACCGACGAGGTCCTGCCGCACTCACGCCGTGAGGCCGACCGGGGCGCCGTGGCCGACGACTTCGAGCGGGCGCAGCAGCTCCTCGTCGACGACGCGCGGCTGCTGCCGCTGTGGCAGGGCAAGCAATTCATCATGGCCAGCGAGGAGATCGCGGGCGGCGAGCGCGCCCTCGACCCGTCGGCGATCATGATGATGTGGGAGCTGCAGCGCAAGACCAGCTGGTAG
- the fabG gene encoding 3-oxoacyl-ACP reductase FabG — MSTTEQRVAVVTGAARGIGAATAVRLAAEGRAVAVIDLDEAACKDTVAQITDAGGKALAVGCDVSDEAQVEAAIERIAQELGAPTILVNNAGVLRDNLLFKMSAGDWDTVMNVHLRGAFLMSRAIQKHMVDAKFGRIVNLSSSSALGNRGQANYAAAKAGLQGLTKTLAKELGKFGVTANSVAPGFIVTEMTKATADRVGMGFEDFQAAAASQIPVQRVGRPEDIANAIAFFTGDAAGFVSGQVMYVAGGPLN; from the coding sequence ATGTCCACCACTGAGCAGCGCGTCGCGGTCGTGACCGGAGCAGCGCGAGGCATCGGCGCGGCCACCGCCGTGCGCCTGGCCGCCGAGGGCCGTGCCGTCGCGGTGATCGACCTCGACGAGGCCGCCTGCAAGGACACCGTCGCGCAGATCACCGACGCCGGTGGCAAGGCCCTCGCCGTCGGCTGCGACGTGTCCGACGAGGCCCAGGTCGAGGCCGCCATCGAGCGCATCGCCCAGGAGCTCGGCGCGCCCACGATCCTCGTGAACAACGCCGGTGTGCTCCGCGACAACCTGCTCTTCAAGATGAGCGCGGGCGACTGGGACACGGTCATGAACGTGCACCTGCGCGGCGCCTTCCTGATGTCCCGCGCGATCCAGAAGCACATGGTGGACGCCAAGTTCGGCCGGATCGTGAACCTCTCCTCGTCCTCCGCCCTCGGCAACCGCGGCCAGGCCAACTACGCGGCGGCCAAGGCCGGTCTGCAGGGCCTGACCAAGACCCTCGCCAAGGAGCTCGGCAAGTTCGGCGTCACCGCCAACTCGGTCGCCCCCGGCTTCATCGTCACCGAGATGACCAAGGCCACCGCCGACCGCGTCGGCATGGGCTTCGAGGACTTCCAGGCCGCGGCCGCCAGTCAGATCCCGGTGCAGCGCGTGGGCCGCCCCGAGGACATCGCCAACGCCATCGCCTTCTTCACCGGCGACGCGGCGGGCTTCGTCTCCGGCCAGGTCATGTACGTGGCCGGCGGCCCGCTCAACTAG
- a CDS encoding HipA family kinase: MLTEVTAVRYATPLREGGSLPGLVEAVDDQGTYAAYVMKFTGAGQGRKTLVAEVICGQLARTLGLRVPRLTAIRLDPVIGLGEPDQQVQELLKASGGLNLGMDFLSGALGFDPLAYPIDPAEAGRVVWFDALINNVDRSWRNPNMLVKHGDLWLIDHGASMIWHHNWRTAETAAAKPYDASDHALAPFRPEVAAAAAEFAPLVTEEILVSAAADVPDEWLVDEPGFEDPDAVRRAYVAALLPRAKTIHERIQLPEPQRKGATQ, from the coding sequence ATGCTCACCGAAGTCACGGCGGTCCGCTACGCGACGCCCCTGCGCGAGGGCGGTTCGCTCCCCGGCCTCGTCGAGGCGGTCGACGACCAGGGAACGTACGCCGCGTACGTCATGAAGTTCACCGGCGCCGGACAGGGCCGCAAGACACTCGTCGCCGAGGTGATCTGCGGGCAGCTCGCGCGCACCCTCGGCCTGCGGGTGCCGCGCCTGACCGCGATCCGGCTCGACCCAGTGATCGGCCTCGGCGAACCGGACCAGCAGGTGCAGGAACTGCTCAAGGCGAGCGGCGGGCTGAACCTGGGCATGGACTTCCTCTCGGGCGCGCTCGGCTTCGATCCGCTCGCCTACCCCATCGACCCCGCCGAGGCCGGCCGAGTCGTGTGGTTCGACGCGCTGATCAACAACGTCGACCGTTCCTGGCGCAACCCGAACATGCTGGTCAAGCACGGCGATCTCTGGCTCATCGACCACGGCGCGAGCATGATCTGGCACCACAACTGGCGCACCGCAGAGACCGCGGCCGCCAAGCCGTACGACGCCTCCGACCACGCCCTCGCTCCCTTCCGGCCCGAGGTCGCCGCGGCCGCCGCCGAGTTCGCGCCGCTGGTCACCGAGGAAATCCTCGTGTCGGCCGCCGCCGACGTACCCGACGAGTGGCTGGTGGACGAGCCCGGCTTCGAGGACCCCGACGCCGTGCGTCGCGCCTATGTGGCGGCGCTGCTGCCGCGCGCCAAGACCATTCATGAACGGATCCAGCTGCCCGAGCCGCAGCGGAAGGGCGCCACCCAGTGA
- a CDS encoding DUF3037 domain-containing protein, which yields MTEQPPIERDVFEYALVRVVPRVERGEQFNAGVVVYCRAKSFVAARTHLDEDKLRALDPQADVGGVRAALAAVERICAGGEGAGQAERDDAGRRFRWLIAPRSTVVQPGPVHTGLTADPAAELDRLLDLLVR from the coding sequence GTGACCGAGCAGCCGCCGATCGAGCGGGACGTCTTCGAGTACGCCCTGGTGCGCGTCGTGCCGCGCGTGGAGCGCGGCGAGCAGTTCAACGCGGGGGTCGTGGTCTACTGCCGCGCCAAGTCCTTCGTGGCCGCCCGTACGCATCTCGACGAGGACAAGCTGCGGGCCCTCGACCCGCAGGCCGACGTGGGCGGCGTACGGGCCGCCCTCGCCGCCGTCGAGCGGATCTGTGCGGGCGGCGAAGGCGCAGGTCAGGCCGAGCGGGACGATGCCGGGCGGCGCTTTCGGTGGCTGATCGCGCCGCGCTCGACCGTCGTCCAGCCGGGCCCGGTGCACACGGGACTCACCGCGGATCCCGCCGCGGAGCTCGACCGACTGCTCGACCTCCTCGTGAGGTGA